A section of the Salmo trutta chromosome 4, fSalTru1.1, whole genome shotgun sequence genome encodes:
- the LOC115192082 gene encoding 40S ribosomal protein S6 yields the protein MKLNISFPATGCQKLIEVDDERKLRTFYEKRMATEVAADPLGDEWKGYMVRISGGNDKQGFPMKQGVLTHGRVRLLLAKGHSCYRPRRTGERKRKSVRGCIVDANLSVLNLVIIKKGEKDIPGLTDSTVPRRLGPKRASKIRKLFNLAKEDDVRQYVVRRPLTKEGKKPRTKAPRIQRLVTPRVLQHKRRRIALKKQRTQKNKEEASEYAKLLAKRMKEAKEKRQEQIAKRRRLSSLRASTSKSESSQK from the exons ATGAAG CTGAATATCTCGTTTCCTGCCACTGGCTGTCAGAAGCTGATTGAAGTGGATGATGAGCGCAAGTTGCGAACCTTCTACGAGAAGCGTATGGCCACAGAGGTGGCTGCTGATCCCCTGGGAGATGAGTGGAAG GGCTACATGGTGCGCATCAGCGGAGGCAACGACAAGCAGGGCTTCCCCATGAAGCAGGGTGTGCTGACCCATGGACGTGTGCGCTTGCTGCTTGCCAAGGGCCATTCCTGTTACCGCCCCCGTAGGACAGGAGAGCGCAAACGCAAGTCTGTCCGTGGCTGCATCGTTGATGCCAACCTCAGCGTGCTGAACTTGGTTATCATCAAGAAAG GTGAGAAGGACATCCCCGGCCTTACCGACAGCACTGTGCCCCGCCGCTTGGGACCCAAGAGGGCCAGCAAGATCCGCAAGctcttcaacctggccaaggagGATGATGTCAGGCAGTATGTTGTGAGGAGACCCCTGACTAAAGAAG GTAAGAAGCCCAGGACCAAGGCTCCCAGGATCCAGAGGCTGGTGACACCCCGTGTGCTGCAGCACAAGCGCCGCCGCATTGCCCTTAAGAAACAGCGCACCCAGAAAAACAAGGAAGAGGCTTCCGAGTACGCCAAGCTGCTGGCCAAGAGGATGAAG GAGGCTAAGGAGAAGCGCCAGGAACAGATCGCCAAAAGGCGCCGTCTCTCCTCCCTTAGGGCCTCCACATCCAAATCTGAGTCCAGCCAGAAGTGA
- the LOC115191521 gene encoding perilipin-2 isoform X2 → MVQGTSQERMWFYEEQAGKSLAGPNMMPGNLNSSQNVVFRLANLPMVSSACALVSVLYCDTKRNHPYIRSLCKVVEISVTTLTSVACNSATPIIIKLEPQISIVNDLACKGLDKLESTLPVLQQPSQQIVSDVKNIMMEAKDAVAIAVHGAKNCMYYTLTGMVAMTKGASGGRANTVSLENAVQLVSVGLEYALSLSETLVDQALPPTDEEMDEVKTVKGFDIAARPSSPVRLVSLTVKLCRRAYHQAEEKMRSVKVCGQKSLNLLQHTMHLDNLGALVEWTSNIQEKEDEETERVVIHSLDVSPSVSHQLQRNCLSLVCSLQSLPRHLQQQAVCVLLSASQILNNFSSTDPHLGIRPQSKVSGSLDAILDYLVHNMPLNWLVGPWCPQTPPITPRAQTNGQRKRPAKKTGVFDLGYTVTPYEQY, encoded by the exons ATGGTGCAAGGGACATCGCAAGAAAGAATGTGGTTTTACGAAGAACAGGCAGGTAAAAGTTTGGCAG GGCCAAATATGATGCCTGGGAATCTTAACTCGAGTCAG AATGTGGTCTTTCGTTTGGCTAACCTCCCCATGGTTAGTTCAGCGTGTGCACTCGTGTCTGTCTTGTATTGTGACACCAAGCGCAACCACCCCTACATCAGATCGTTGTGTAAGGTGGTGGAGATTAGTGTGACGACCTTAACCTCCGTAGCCTGTAACAGTGCCACCCCCATCATCATTAAGCTGGAGCCCCAAA TTTCCATTGTGAATGATCTTGCATGCAAAGGCCTGGATAAGCTTGAGAGTACGTTGCCAGTGCTTCAACAGCCTTCACAGCAG ATTGTTTCAGATGTGAAGAatataatgatggaggccaaagATGCTGTAGCCATTGCTGTCCATGGAGCAAAGAACTGCATGTATTACACCCTGACTGGAATGGTTGCGATGACAAAAGGAGCAAGTGGTGGGAGAGCCAACACTGTGTCCCTGGAAAATGCTGTCCAGCTGGTTAGTGTGGGACTGGAATATGCACTGAGCCTGTCAGAAACCCTGGTGGACCAAGCCCTTCCTCCGACCGATGAAGAGATGG ACGAGGTCAAGACTGTGAAGGGCTTTGACATTGCCGCCAGGCCCAGCTCTCCTGTCCGACTTGTTTCCCTCACCGTCAAGCTGTGTAGACGCGCATACCACCAGGCAGAGGAGAAGATGCGTTCTGTCAAAGTCTGCGGTCAGAAATCCCTCAACTTGCTTCAGCACACCATGCACTTG GACAATCTTGGCGCCTTGGTGGAATGGACTAGTAACATTCAAGAGAAGGAAGACGAGGAGACCGAG CGGGTGGTTATCCACAGCCTGGATGTCTCTCCCAGTGTGAGTCACCAGCTGCAGAGAAACTGTCTGAGCCTGGTCTGCAGCCTACAAAGTCTCCCCCGCCACCTCCAGcagcaggctgtgtgtgtgctgctttCTGCCTCACAGATCTTAAACAACTTTAGTTCCACTGACCCCCACCTGGGCATCCGACCTCAGAGCAAAGTGAGCGGTTCTCTGGATGCCATCCTGGACTACCTGGTCCACAACATGCCCCTCAATTGGCTGGTGGGGCCCTGGTGCCCTCAGACGCCCCCCATTACTCCAAGGGCCCAGACCAATGGTCAGAGGAAGAGGCCTGCCAAGAAAACAGGTGTTTTTGACCTTGGGTATACTGTCACACCCTATGAACAATATTGA
- the LOC115191521 gene encoding perilipin-2 isoform X4 — protein MVQGTSQERMWFYEEQNVVFRLANLPMVSSACALVSVLYCDTKRNHPYIRSLCKVVEISVTTLTSVACNSATPIIIKLEPQISIVNDLACKGLDKLESTLPVLQQPSQQIVSDVKNIMMEAKDAVAIAVHGAKNCMYYTLTGMVAMTKGASGGRANTVSLENAVQLVSVGLEYALSLSETLVDQALPPTDEEMEDEVKTVKGFDIAARPSSPVRLVSLTVKLCRRAYHQAEEKMRSVKVCGQKSLNLLQHTMHLDNLGALVEWTSNIQEKEDEETERVVIHSLDVSPSVSHQLQRNCLSLVCSLQSLPRHLQQQAVCVLLSASQILNNFSSTDPHLGIRPQSKVSGSLDAILDYLVHNMPLNWLVGPWCPQTPPITPRAQTNGQRKRPAKKTGVFDLGYTVTPYEQY, from the exons ATGGTGCAAGGGACATCGCAAGAAAGAATGTGGTTTTACGAAGAACAG AATGTGGTCTTTCGTTTGGCTAACCTCCCCATGGTTAGTTCAGCGTGTGCACTCGTGTCTGTCTTGTATTGTGACACCAAGCGCAACCACCCCTACATCAGATCGTTGTGTAAGGTGGTGGAGATTAGTGTGACGACCTTAACCTCCGTAGCCTGTAACAGTGCCACCCCCATCATCATTAAGCTGGAGCCCCAAA TTTCCATTGTGAATGATCTTGCATGCAAAGGCCTGGATAAGCTTGAGAGTACGTTGCCAGTGCTTCAACAGCCTTCACAGCAG ATTGTTTCAGATGTGAAGAatataatgatggaggccaaagATGCTGTAGCCATTGCTGTCCATGGAGCAAAGAACTGCATGTATTACACCCTGACTGGAATGGTTGCGATGACAAAAGGAGCAAGTGGTGGGAGAGCCAACACTGTGTCCCTGGAAAATGCTGTCCAGCTGGTTAGTGTGGGACTGGAATATGCACTGAGCCTGTCAGAAACCCTGGTGGACCAAGCCCTTCCTCCGACCGATGAAGAGATGG AAGACGAGGTCAAGACTGTGAAGGGCTTTGACATTGCCGCCAGGCCCAGCTCTCCTGTCCGACTTGTTTCCCTCACCGTCAAGCTGTGTAGACGCGCATACCACCAGGCAGAGGAGAAGATGCGTTCTGTCAAAGTCTGCGGTCAGAAATCCCTCAACTTGCTTCAGCACACCATGCACTTG GACAATCTTGGCGCCTTGGTGGAATGGACTAGTAACATTCAAGAGAAGGAAGACGAGGAGACCGAG CGGGTGGTTATCCACAGCCTGGATGTCTCTCCCAGTGTGAGTCACCAGCTGCAGAGAAACTGTCTGAGCCTGGTCTGCAGCCTACAAAGTCTCCCCCGCCACCTCCAGcagcaggctgtgtgtgtgctgctttCTGCCTCACAGATCTTAAACAACTTTAGTTCCACTGACCCCCACCTGGGCATCCGACCTCAGAGCAAAGTGAGCGGTTCTCTGGATGCCATCCTGGACTACCTGGTCCACAACATGCCCCTCAATTGGCTGGTGGGGCCCTGGTGCCCTCAGACGCCCCCCATTACTCCAAGGGCCCAGACCAATGGTCAGAGGAAGAGGCCTGCCAAGAAAACAGGTGTTTTTGACCTTGGGTATACTGTCACACCCTATGAACAATATTGA
- the LOC115191521 gene encoding perilipin-2 isoform X1, which yields MVQGTSQERMWFYEEQAGKSLAGPNMMPGNLNSSQNVVFRLANLPMVSSACALVSVLYCDTKRNHPYIRSLCKVVEISVTTLTSVACNSATPIIIKLEPQISIVNDLACKGLDKLESTLPVLQQPSQQIVSDVKNIMMEAKDAVAIAVHGAKNCMYYTLTGMVAMTKGASGGRANTVSLENAVQLVSVGLEYALSLSETLVDQALPPTDEEMEDEVKTVKGFDIAARPSSPVRLVSLTVKLCRRAYHQAEEKMRSVKVCGQKSLNLLQHTMHLDNLGALVEWTSNIQEKEDEETERVVIHSLDVSPSVSHQLQRNCLSLVCSLQSLPRHLQQQAVCVLLSASQILNNFSSTDPHLGIRPQSKVSGSLDAILDYLVHNMPLNWLVGPWCPQTPPITPRAQTNGQRKRPAKKTGVFDLGYTVTPYEQY from the exons ATGGTGCAAGGGACATCGCAAGAAAGAATGTGGTTTTACGAAGAACAGGCAGGTAAAAGTTTGGCAG GGCCAAATATGATGCCTGGGAATCTTAACTCGAGTCAG AATGTGGTCTTTCGTTTGGCTAACCTCCCCATGGTTAGTTCAGCGTGTGCACTCGTGTCTGTCTTGTATTGTGACACCAAGCGCAACCACCCCTACATCAGATCGTTGTGTAAGGTGGTGGAGATTAGTGTGACGACCTTAACCTCCGTAGCCTGTAACAGTGCCACCCCCATCATCATTAAGCTGGAGCCCCAAA TTTCCATTGTGAATGATCTTGCATGCAAAGGCCTGGATAAGCTTGAGAGTACGTTGCCAGTGCTTCAACAGCCTTCACAGCAG ATTGTTTCAGATGTGAAGAatataatgatggaggccaaagATGCTGTAGCCATTGCTGTCCATGGAGCAAAGAACTGCATGTATTACACCCTGACTGGAATGGTTGCGATGACAAAAGGAGCAAGTGGTGGGAGAGCCAACACTGTGTCCCTGGAAAATGCTGTCCAGCTGGTTAGTGTGGGACTGGAATATGCACTGAGCCTGTCAGAAACCCTGGTGGACCAAGCCCTTCCTCCGACCGATGAAGAGATGG AAGACGAGGTCAAGACTGTGAAGGGCTTTGACATTGCCGCCAGGCCCAGCTCTCCTGTCCGACTTGTTTCCCTCACCGTCAAGCTGTGTAGACGCGCATACCACCAGGCAGAGGAGAAGATGCGTTCTGTCAAAGTCTGCGGTCAGAAATCCCTCAACTTGCTTCAGCACACCATGCACTTG GACAATCTTGGCGCCTTGGTGGAATGGACTAGTAACATTCAAGAGAAGGAAGACGAGGAGACCGAG CGGGTGGTTATCCACAGCCTGGATGTCTCTCCCAGTGTGAGTCACCAGCTGCAGAGAAACTGTCTGAGCCTGGTCTGCAGCCTACAAAGTCTCCCCCGCCACCTCCAGcagcaggctgtgtgtgtgctgctttCTGCCTCACAGATCTTAAACAACTTTAGTTCCACTGACCCCCACCTGGGCATCCGACCTCAGAGCAAAGTGAGCGGTTCTCTGGATGCCATCCTGGACTACCTGGTCCACAACATGCCCCTCAATTGGCTGGTGGGGCCCTGGTGCCCTCAGACGCCCCCCATTACTCCAAGGGCCCAGACCAATGGTCAGAGGAAGAGGCCTGCCAAGAAAACAGGTGTTTTTGACCTTGGGTATACTGTCACACCCTATGAACAATATTGA
- the LOC115191521 gene encoding perilipin-2 isoform X5 has translation MMPGNLNSSQNVVFRLANLPMVSSACALVSVLYCDTKRNHPYIRSLCKVVEISVTTLTSVACNSATPIIIKLEPQISIVNDLACKGLDKLESTLPVLQQPSQQIVSDVKNIMMEAKDAVAIAVHGAKNCMYYTLTGMVAMTKGASGGRANTVSLENAVQLVSVGLEYALSLSETLVDQALPPTDEEMEDEVKTVKGFDIAARPSSPVRLVSLTVKLCRRAYHQAEEKMRSVKVCGQKSLNLLQHTMHLDNLGALVEWTSNIQEKEDEETERVVIHSLDVSPSVSHQLQRNCLSLVCSLQSLPRHLQQQAVCVLLSASQILNNFSSTDPHLGIRPQSKVSGSLDAILDYLVHNMPLNWLVGPWCPQTPPITPRAQTNGQRKRPAKKTGVFDLGYTVTPYEQY, from the exons ATGATGCCTGGGAATCTTAACTCGAGTCAG AATGTGGTCTTTCGTTTGGCTAACCTCCCCATGGTTAGTTCAGCGTGTGCACTCGTGTCTGTCTTGTATTGTGACACCAAGCGCAACCACCCCTACATCAGATCGTTGTGTAAGGTGGTGGAGATTAGTGTGACGACCTTAACCTCCGTAGCCTGTAACAGTGCCACCCCCATCATCATTAAGCTGGAGCCCCAAA TTTCCATTGTGAATGATCTTGCATGCAAAGGCCTGGATAAGCTTGAGAGTACGTTGCCAGTGCTTCAACAGCCTTCACAGCAG ATTGTTTCAGATGTGAAGAatataatgatggaggccaaagATGCTGTAGCCATTGCTGTCCATGGAGCAAAGAACTGCATGTATTACACCCTGACTGGAATGGTTGCGATGACAAAAGGAGCAAGTGGTGGGAGAGCCAACACTGTGTCCCTGGAAAATGCTGTCCAGCTGGTTAGTGTGGGACTGGAATATGCACTGAGCCTGTCAGAAACCCTGGTGGACCAAGCCCTTCCTCCGACCGATGAAGAGATGG AAGACGAGGTCAAGACTGTGAAGGGCTTTGACATTGCCGCCAGGCCCAGCTCTCCTGTCCGACTTGTTTCCCTCACCGTCAAGCTGTGTAGACGCGCATACCACCAGGCAGAGGAGAAGATGCGTTCTGTCAAAGTCTGCGGTCAGAAATCCCTCAACTTGCTTCAGCACACCATGCACTTG GACAATCTTGGCGCCTTGGTGGAATGGACTAGTAACATTCAAGAGAAGGAAGACGAGGAGACCGAG CGGGTGGTTATCCACAGCCTGGATGTCTCTCCCAGTGTGAGTCACCAGCTGCAGAGAAACTGTCTGAGCCTGGTCTGCAGCCTACAAAGTCTCCCCCGCCACCTCCAGcagcaggctgtgtgtgtgctgctttCTGCCTCACAGATCTTAAACAACTTTAGTTCCACTGACCCCCACCTGGGCATCCGACCTCAGAGCAAAGTGAGCGGTTCTCTGGATGCCATCCTGGACTACCTGGTCCACAACATGCCCCTCAATTGGCTGGTGGGGCCCTGGTGCCCTCAGACGCCCCCCATTACTCCAAGGGCCCAGACCAATGGTCAGAGGAAGAGGCCTGCCAAGAAAACAGGTGTTTTTGACCTTGGGTATACTGTCACACCCTATGAACAATATTGA
- the LOC115191521 gene encoding perilipin-2 isoform X6, with the protein MVSSACALVSVLYCDTKRNHPYIRSLCKVVEISVTTLTSVACNSATPIIIKLEPQISIVNDLACKGLDKLESTLPVLQQPSQQIVSDVKNIMMEAKDAVAIAVHGAKNCMYYTLTGMVAMTKGASGGRANTVSLENAVQLVSVGLEYALSLSETLVDQALPPTDEEMEDEVKTVKGFDIAARPSSPVRLVSLTVKLCRRAYHQAEEKMRSVKVCGQKSLNLLQHTMHLDNLGALVEWTSNIQEKEDEETERVVIHSLDVSPSVSHQLQRNCLSLVCSLQSLPRHLQQQAVCVLLSASQILNNFSSTDPHLGIRPQSKVSGSLDAILDYLVHNMPLNWLVGPWCPQTPPITPRAQTNGQRKRPAKKTGVFDLGYTVTPYEQY; encoded by the exons ATGGTTAGTTCAGCGTGTGCACTCGTGTCTGTCTTGTATTGTGACACCAAGCGCAACCACCCCTACATCAGATCGTTGTGTAAGGTGGTGGAGATTAGTGTGACGACCTTAACCTCCGTAGCCTGTAACAGTGCCACCCCCATCATCATTAAGCTGGAGCCCCAAA TTTCCATTGTGAATGATCTTGCATGCAAAGGCCTGGATAAGCTTGAGAGTACGTTGCCAGTGCTTCAACAGCCTTCACAGCAG ATTGTTTCAGATGTGAAGAatataatgatggaggccaaagATGCTGTAGCCATTGCTGTCCATGGAGCAAAGAACTGCATGTATTACACCCTGACTGGAATGGTTGCGATGACAAAAGGAGCAAGTGGTGGGAGAGCCAACACTGTGTCCCTGGAAAATGCTGTCCAGCTGGTTAGTGTGGGACTGGAATATGCACTGAGCCTGTCAGAAACCCTGGTGGACCAAGCCCTTCCTCCGACCGATGAAGAGATGG AAGACGAGGTCAAGACTGTGAAGGGCTTTGACATTGCCGCCAGGCCCAGCTCTCCTGTCCGACTTGTTTCCCTCACCGTCAAGCTGTGTAGACGCGCATACCACCAGGCAGAGGAGAAGATGCGTTCTGTCAAAGTCTGCGGTCAGAAATCCCTCAACTTGCTTCAGCACACCATGCACTTG GACAATCTTGGCGCCTTGGTGGAATGGACTAGTAACATTCAAGAGAAGGAAGACGAGGAGACCGAG CGGGTGGTTATCCACAGCCTGGATGTCTCTCCCAGTGTGAGTCACCAGCTGCAGAGAAACTGTCTGAGCCTGGTCTGCAGCCTACAAAGTCTCCCCCGCCACCTCCAGcagcaggctgtgtgtgtgctgctttCTGCCTCACAGATCTTAAACAACTTTAGTTCCACTGACCCCCACCTGGGCATCCGACCTCAGAGCAAAGTGAGCGGTTCTCTGGATGCCATCCTGGACTACCTGGTCCACAACATGCCCCTCAATTGGCTGGTGGGGCCCTGGTGCCCTCAGACGCCCCCCATTACTCCAAGGGCCCAGACCAATGGTCAGAGGAAGAGGCCTGCCAAGAAAACAGGTGTTTTTGACCTTGGGTATACTGTCACACCCTATGAACAATATTGA
- the LOC115191521 gene encoding perilipin-2 isoform X3, which produces MVQGTSQERMWFYEEQAGPNMMPGNLNSSQNVVFRLANLPMVSSACALVSVLYCDTKRNHPYIRSLCKVVEISVTTLTSVACNSATPIIIKLEPQISIVNDLACKGLDKLESTLPVLQQPSQQIVSDVKNIMMEAKDAVAIAVHGAKNCMYYTLTGMVAMTKGASGGRANTVSLENAVQLVSVGLEYALSLSETLVDQALPPTDEEMEDEVKTVKGFDIAARPSSPVRLVSLTVKLCRRAYHQAEEKMRSVKVCGQKSLNLLQHTMHLDNLGALVEWTSNIQEKEDEETERVVIHSLDVSPSVSHQLQRNCLSLVCSLQSLPRHLQQQAVCVLLSASQILNNFSSTDPHLGIRPQSKVSGSLDAILDYLVHNMPLNWLVGPWCPQTPPITPRAQTNGQRKRPAKKTGVFDLGYTVTPYEQY; this is translated from the exons ATGGTGCAAGGGACATCGCAAGAAAGAATGTGGTTTTACGAAGAACAGGCAG GGCCAAATATGATGCCTGGGAATCTTAACTCGAGTCAG AATGTGGTCTTTCGTTTGGCTAACCTCCCCATGGTTAGTTCAGCGTGTGCACTCGTGTCTGTCTTGTATTGTGACACCAAGCGCAACCACCCCTACATCAGATCGTTGTGTAAGGTGGTGGAGATTAGTGTGACGACCTTAACCTCCGTAGCCTGTAACAGTGCCACCCCCATCATCATTAAGCTGGAGCCCCAAA TTTCCATTGTGAATGATCTTGCATGCAAAGGCCTGGATAAGCTTGAGAGTACGTTGCCAGTGCTTCAACAGCCTTCACAGCAG ATTGTTTCAGATGTGAAGAatataatgatggaggccaaagATGCTGTAGCCATTGCTGTCCATGGAGCAAAGAACTGCATGTATTACACCCTGACTGGAATGGTTGCGATGACAAAAGGAGCAAGTGGTGGGAGAGCCAACACTGTGTCCCTGGAAAATGCTGTCCAGCTGGTTAGTGTGGGACTGGAATATGCACTGAGCCTGTCAGAAACCCTGGTGGACCAAGCCCTTCCTCCGACCGATGAAGAGATGG AAGACGAGGTCAAGACTGTGAAGGGCTTTGACATTGCCGCCAGGCCCAGCTCTCCTGTCCGACTTGTTTCCCTCACCGTCAAGCTGTGTAGACGCGCATACCACCAGGCAGAGGAGAAGATGCGTTCTGTCAAAGTCTGCGGTCAGAAATCCCTCAACTTGCTTCAGCACACCATGCACTTG GACAATCTTGGCGCCTTGGTGGAATGGACTAGTAACATTCAAGAGAAGGAAGACGAGGAGACCGAG CGGGTGGTTATCCACAGCCTGGATGTCTCTCCCAGTGTGAGTCACCAGCTGCAGAGAAACTGTCTGAGCCTGGTCTGCAGCCTACAAAGTCTCCCCCGCCACCTCCAGcagcaggctgtgtgtgtgctgctttCTGCCTCACAGATCTTAAACAACTTTAGTTCCACTGACCCCCACCTGGGCATCCGACCTCAGAGCAAAGTGAGCGGTTCTCTGGATGCCATCCTGGACTACCTGGTCCACAACATGCCCCTCAATTGGCTGGTGGGGCCCTGGTGCCCTCAGACGCCCCCCATTACTCCAAGGGCCCAGACCAATGGTCAGAGGAAGAGGCCTGCCAAGAAAACAGGTGTTTTTGACCTTGGGTATACTGTCACACCCTATGAACAATATTGA